TCGAACATATCCCGCAAACCTCTTCCAGACAACTCATTTCCCATTGGACCGGGGTAGTTTTATTTCCATCCTTATCAACGGGATTTTGACGAATTTCCATTAGTGCAGAAATAATATTCATATTTGGACGGTAAGGGATAGTGAATTCCTGTTCATAGGCCTCGGCGTTCGGTTCTTCCTGTCTTTCAATAATCAATTGAAATGTTTCCACGATGCATACACTCCTTTGTTCTCAGTATTGGATAAATGGGGGGATTCTATTCGAAATTCGGATTTTTGTTGTGTTAAAGATAGTTGTTTTAATGTTCTGAAAACATGTCAATTGTGTTATAATACACCAATAAGAAGATAGTAATACTGTGGATTTCAGTTTGAGAGGTGAACCAGGTGTTTAAACAAATTGATCAAAAAAAGCTCGTCTTGATGCCAGTCGGCCATTACCAACATATATATTAAGAAGTTTACGTGAGAAATTATTACTTGAATGGACGTATAATTCGAATGCAATCGAAGGAAATACCTTAACGATAAAGGAAACAAAAGTTGTATTGGAAGGTATAACGGTTGGCGGGAAAACGATGCGTAAACATTTAGAAGTAATAAATCACTGTGATGCGATTACATATGTGGAAGAAATCGTTGAAAAAAATGAACCGTTATCAGAATGGCAAATTAAAAACCTGCATCGGTTGGTGCTTAAAGAAATTAATGATGAATATGTGTACCGGGATCAACAAGTAGTCATTTCAGGTGCAACACACACAC
The genomic region above belongs to Virgibacillus doumboii and contains:
- a CDS encoding Fic family protein yields the protein MRKHLEVINHCDAITYVEEIVEKNEPLSEWQIKNLHRLVLKEINDEYVYRDQQVVISGATHTPPAPYLLKQKMEQLMDWYKEETEELQPITHGAMLHAFCSGPFLH